Proteins found in one Cobetia sp. L2A1 genomic segment:
- a CDS encoding peptide ABC transporter substrate-binding protein: MHFSSPVDRPVGVRFGVAACHVSRQSLPAIFVSTGLLLAGLLPLSQALAADTEPRSSQHAPQVLRIANGAEPGSLDPQLTNGTWETRITRDLFEPLIAYAPDGTLVAGLAERWEVSDDGLRWTFHLREGLEWSDATPLTANDAVFALRRLMTPETAAHNATLYYPIVNGRAVNTGELPPEKLGVSAPDAQTLVILLSHPSATLEQTLAMSEAAPLPRHVITASDSQWTRPANMVSSGAFVLKEWAPQSHIELAPNSHYYAAGKVALDTVIYLPIEEGHAALNRFRAGEVDIAYSVPASHFAWIKKHLPEALHTYPILGEYFYAFNLRDGSPVADPRIRRALNLATRRDVITERILGMGQIPSLHFVPNALTDHTGGRFDFADWPMEKRMARARELMAEAGFGPEHPLALELRYNTLEDHKKIAVALGAMWKPLGVAATLTNTEAAVHYRDLAQGNYQVGRYGMIATIADAYDFLNAFTSDNTSNAPGLHSPTYDALISAAASEGDAQVRRQHLHEAEQYLLDHDVVLPLYDYVTSSLITPRLAGWAPNALDVHPSRFMHFDE, translated from the coding sequence ATGCACTTTTCTTCCCCTGTCGATCGCCCTGTTGGCGTTCGTTTTGGCGTGGCCGCGTGTCACGTCTCGCGCCAATCACTCCCCGCGATATTCGTGAGTACCGGTCTATTACTGGCGGGCCTGCTTCCCCTATCACAGGCACTGGCAGCCGATACCGAGCCACGCTCATCTCAGCACGCCCCCCAGGTATTACGTATCGCCAATGGTGCCGAGCCTGGCTCTCTCGACCCTCAGCTGACCAATGGCACCTGGGAGACGCGTATCACGCGTGACCTGTTCGAGCCACTGATTGCCTACGCGCCTGACGGCACCTTGGTAGCGGGATTAGCCGAACGCTGGGAGGTCTCCGATGATGGCCTACGCTGGACCTTCCATCTGCGCGAAGGCCTTGAGTGGTCCGATGCGACCCCGCTCACTGCCAACGATGCTGTCTTCGCGCTACGCCGATTGATGACACCTGAAACAGCGGCGCATAACGCCACACTCTACTATCCGATCGTCAATGGCCGTGCGGTCAATACTGGCGAACTACCACCGGAAAAACTCGGTGTCTCGGCACCCGATGCTCAAACGCTAGTCATCTTGCTCAGCCATCCTTCGGCTACCCTCGAGCAAACGCTGGCCATGAGCGAGGCCGCGCCACTGCCCCGCCATGTCATCACTGCCAGCGACAGTCAATGGACGCGCCCCGCGAACATGGTCAGCTCTGGTGCCTTCGTCCTGAAGGAATGGGCACCGCAGTCACACATAGAACTCGCACCGAACTCGCACTATTACGCTGCGGGCAAGGTCGCGCTCGATACGGTGATCTATCTGCCCATCGAGGAGGGCCACGCGGCGCTCAATCGCTTTCGCGCCGGCGAGGTCGATATTGCCTACAGCGTTCCCGCCAGCCACTTCGCGTGGATAAAGAAGCACCTGCCTGAGGCACTGCATACCTACCCGATTCTCGGGGAGTACTTCTACGCATTCAATCTACGCGACGGCTCACCCGTCGCAGACCCACGTATTCGGCGTGCGCTGAACCTGGCCACTCGTCGTGACGTGATCACCGAGCGCATCCTTGGCATGGGGCAGATCCCCTCGCTGCACTTCGTGCCAAATGCGCTCACTGATCACACCGGTGGCCGGTTTGATTTTGCTGACTGGCCAATGGAAAAGCGCATGGCACGCGCCCGCGAACTGATGGCAGAAGCCGGTTTTGGTCCAGAACATCCTCTGGCACTGGAGCTGCGCTACAACACGCTGGAAGACCACAAGAAGATCGCGGTGGCATTGGGCGCAATGTGGAAGCCACTCGGCGTTGCCGCCACCCTGACCAATACCGAGGCTGCCGTTCACTATCGTGATTTAGCACAGGGCAATTATCAGGTGGGCCGCTACGGCATGATCGCAACGATTGCCGATGCCTACGACTTCCTGAACGCCTTCACTTCCGATAACACCTCTAACGCACCCGGGCTGCATTCACCGACTTATGACGCGCTGATCTCCGCCGCTGCGAGCGAAGGCGATGCCCAGGTACGCCGCCAGCACTTGCACGAGGCCGAACAGTACCTGCTAGACCATGATGTGGTGCTGCCGCTTTACGACTACGTGACCTCGAGCCTGATTACGCCGCGCCTGGCGGGCTGGGCACCGAATGCGCTGGACGTACACCCAAGTCGCTTCATGCATTTCGATGAGTAG
- the oppB gene encoding oligopeptide ABC transporter permease OppB, with amino-acid sequence MLIYTLKRLLQAIPTLLIVITLSFFLMRVAPGGPFDGERRLPPEIEQNLRAAYHLDEPLPMQYLRYLGDLVQGDLGPSFKYKDFDVSELISQGFPASLELGMWAIIAALLVGVPLGVIAALKRNSTADYVVMSTALAGIAVPNFVIAPMLALVFGVLLGWLPAGGWNNGAWQNLILPVVALSIQQIAYIARMMRASMIEVLGSHYIRTARAKGLSEWKVILHHALQPAMLPVVSYLGPAIAGIITGSVVIEQIFGIPGIGRYFVQGALNRDYTLVMGTVVFYGALILVLNLIVDLLYSALDPQIRYDD; translated from the coding sequence ATGCTGATCTACACCCTCAAGCGATTGCTGCAGGCGATTCCCACCCTGCTGATCGTGATCACCCTGTCGTTCTTCTTGATGCGTGTCGCACCCGGTGGGCCATTTGATGGCGAACGACGTTTGCCACCCGAAATCGAGCAGAATCTACGCGCGGCCTACCATCTCGATGAGCCGCTACCAATGCAGTACCTGCGCTATCTCGGGGATCTGGTGCAGGGCGATCTCGGGCCATCCTTCAAGTACAAGGACTTCGATGTCAGCGAGCTGATCAGCCAGGGCTTTCCCGCGAGTCTGGAGTTGGGGATGTGGGCAATCATCGCCGCATTGCTGGTCGGCGTGCCGCTGGGGGTAATCGCTGCACTCAAGCGAAACTCGACGGCTGACTACGTCGTGATGAGCACGGCGTTGGCGGGTATCGCAGTACCCAATTTCGTGATTGCACCGATGCTGGCACTGGTATTCGGCGTACTGCTGGGTTGGCTGCCTGCCGGCGGCTGGAACAATGGTGCCTGGCAGAACCTGATCCTGCCCGTGGTCGCGCTCTCCATCCAGCAGATCGCCTATATCGCTCGCATGATGCGCGCCAGCATGATCGAGGTACTGGGCAGCCACTACATTCGTACCGCGCGCGCCAAGGGCCTCAGCGAGTGGAAGGTCATTCTGCACCATGCACTACAACCGGCAATGCTGCCCGTCGTCTCCTACCTCGGCCCAGCCATCGCCGGCATCATCACTGGCTCGGTGGTGATCGAGCAGATCTTCGGTATTCCCGGCATCGGCCGCTACTTCGTGCAAGGGGCGCTCAACCGCGACTACACCCTGGTGATGGGCACGGTGGTGTTTTACGGCGCACTGATTCTGGTGCTCAACCTGATCGTCGACCTGCTGTACAGCGCGCTCGACCCACAGATTCGCTACGACGACTGA